In Apis mellifera strain DH4 unplaced genomic scaffold, Amel_HAv3.1 GroupUN_248, whole genome shotgun sequence, the DNA window taattattaatacaataaaaacttgaagagataattttaatattaattataatatattataatataatatgtattaattataacattttgataaatcttttaaagcaataataaattaagaatgtaaaaatataaatataagaaatcagAAAAGTGaggaatttcaatattaacattataattataaataatgtacacttttctatatttatttatattattaatttcacgaataaaattctttgtcaaacattattttactttaacaaTTACTGctgtcattttattaatttatatatataataatttcattttttatcgatctatttataatatatactatgatttcaaaaatactaatttaatttgtttaaaacaaattaatggaAATAGAACACTTTGATGGAAATGGAGCGAGATTAtgatatgaagaaaataaaaggatcTCATTCTATGTATGTTTCATtttgtaatgtaaatttaaaaatatataaattaataaataaacttcgttttttatatattaatttttatattttttttgatcgttAAAATActctagaataaataaaattattctataattatttaatattatataataatacctaatatttaaatattatatctttaatattttgtataataaaactccaatatattttcttctatatgaaggacatttataatatttttttcataatattcttttcttaaaaaaaatatttttctatttttataaaacaaacattataaacatgttaattaattaattaattaaatatatgtaaaacatattgattgaaagataatttgaatttggcTAGCGCTGGTACTTCCGTTATTAAagcagattaaaaataaatttaacatggCATTAtgtaatttgcaaaaatttccaaaaatttctacatttacatacaaataacttttaaattaatgaattctaTCAACGAAATCGAAtagtttctttcaaatattgctAAATTcaccaaatattttttatatttcataatacacataaaatgtttattctttattattaatatttaatgcataACATGCCAAGAAATCTAATTAAAGTAAAGAAACtgaactaataaaatatattaacataaaatattaatatattgataatataaaatattaattctttaataaattaaatacatatacatacaaaacATAAAGTAAAGatctaaataaacaaaatatatataaaatataataataacaaaatatataaaatatataatgtaaacaaaattctcattttaaatatattttaaaaatataatcctcaaatttatgataatttgaattaggataaagaattaaagattaaaatcaattatcattgattgatataattatttttaaaaaaaatcattttcaatttgttaataataaattccttgtttgtttttttaacaaaaaattcttaagaaaaaatcaatttaaacatACAAAAATGGAGACTTGCTTTGAAATGACTTAAatgtcatttattataaaatttttgataaccaaattttttaatttggtattgagaatataaatataacttaccATATCATACATGTGATCAGCTGGCCAtgcatacatataaatttccaGAAGTATGGATATGCatatagttaaaaattgtattttcacAAGTAATGATGAAGtctatataaattacagaattaatttatcacgTACTACATTACATACATTACATTGTCatacattacattattttcacttactgtaatcaatataataccAGATAAGGTCAATACAATTGTGCTTACTGccatagtataaaatattataaaacgaatACAATTCACTACATCTTCtgcatatctatataatataacaaaagaatttataataatttataataaataaaaattaataatttacaataattaataatccatatatttaaaaaatgttatatatattaaaaaaatttacctcCTCAAaagtaattgttttttaagacAAACGAttaacatttcaatatttgtagTTTTCTGTAATTCCTTAACTAAACATTCAAATCTTGCGGATGTGAACCAAAGTAGAAGCGCCACAAACATACTTACACATATATGTGCAGCGCATtgataagtgaaaaaaaattgatgcatatatataataaaatttctggaTGTATAATTAACTTGAAATGGATATTCTGTTTCCCATGGAAAAGTAATTGGTAAGAATGTTGGTCCTAATATAAAAACAGTTGCagttgtatatattaatacaatagttCCTCCGTAGAAAATGTTACATTTCGCGACATATGCACacataatttcattcaattgcATTTCTTTAATACATATCATCATTTCTTCGACTACTCGCTGCAactcataattaaaatttatatctttttacatcaaacattgaaataaaataaataattaacttacTTGTAaactatcatattttataaagcatGTAGTAGTTTGTACAATATGTTGAAATACACCCATTAATAagcaaatacttttaaaaaatatgttaagattgtctaaatttaaataaatcgtatAAATTAGAGGTAGAAGTATCATAAAAGCGCTAATAATGGCaccaatttgtaaaattttcatacacACAATTTGCTTTCTAGTACTATTAATAGGAAGTGGCCAACAAAGAGATAAAGCTACGCTAAgccatataatataaatgccTTTCTCTGGACTCACTTGTTTCAACATAGTTTCAAGAAACAATTTAGCttagaaattgaatgaaataaaacttaaCTGTGCACAAATTCAATATGtacaaagtattatttaaaaaaagaatttttcaaataatgtatagtatgaattttaataaatcatgttATGCATCATCATAGTGTTGGATAATGATTTCTTATAGCATATTTTTTCTAGTGCTAGTTAACTTACGGACAATAATAATTAGGGGTTGTATTATATAGTGGTATGACATATGGTATTAGACAGGTGCAAAAGAAAGTATTATAACAGaactataattttctaataacacttaataaaatgttcttttacatagaacaaaaaatgaatattgaatatatgtatcaaACTATACATTTATTCTTCATATAATAGCTTACACACAATATTTAAGAAAGGCTATAattgaaaggaagagaaacttgttaatttaaatgttaacaTTCTTATCTAtacattcttatatatatacac includes these proteins:
- the LOC102653979 gene encoding uncharacterized protein LOC102653979, producing MLKQVSPEKGIYIIWLSVALSLCWPLPINSTRKQIVCMKILQIGAIISAFMILLPLIYTIYLNLDNLNIFFKSICLLMGVFQHIVQTTTCFIKYDSLQRVVEEMMICIKEMQLNEIMCAYVAKCNIFYGGTIVLIYTTATVFILGPTFLPITFPWETEYPFQVNYTSRNFIIYMHQFFFTYQCAAHICVSMFVALLLWFTSARFECLVKELQKTTNIEMLIVCLKKQLLLRRYAEDVVNCIRFIIFYTMAVSTIVLTLSGIILITVSENNVMYDNVMYVM